The following coding sequences lie in one bacterium genomic window:
- the ccoS gene encoding cbb3-type cytochrome oxidase assembly protein CcoS has translation MNIITWLLGFAVVFILVFVGFYLWAVRGGQFDDLETPAHRILIDETNSTQDKDGK, from the coding sequence GTGAACATCATTACGTGGTTATTAGGCTTTGCAGTCGTTTTCATTCTGGTTTTTGTCGGTTTCTATCTATGGGCAGTGCGCGGCGGGCAGTTCGACGACTTGGAAACACCTGCACACCGCATTTTGATTGACGAAACGAATTCAACTCAAGATAAAGACGGGAAATAG
- a CDS encoding lipopolysaccharide biosynthesis protein, with protein sequence MKKLLDHAGGFGALGRAGWALAIKGLPALYGLGVIFVLLRALPVEEYGSYGVAWAFLNVAAMCTRGLWALTLVQKWASGAGERVLGAIVGLSLGTTFLGILAGLVIMPALGLSTTETMLTCAALLILVPRDLAIALGQAESRLRRVFVIEACYFMGSLIGFVVLAKQSMLIHASTALAVNTGAIVLSSLAGVFRYPVVLKPTFNMKDYREASRYGKWTGVMAVGDIYFQQGDLLVLGAVLSPAILAPYIAAKTFLRLFALVSQAMNFLLYPMAARLATEGNLPKLASKMRIALSGVWAIGIPAVLVLWWYADTIIPALLGLKYLDAIPYVLALLLSALLEPLFSTGVNVLVGLGQPRFAIPWIVVVMVLNAGANLILANFYDLSAAPWVLAGSYLVLGIALQYRLRKVLIAA encoded by the coding sequence TTGAAGAAGCTACTGGACCATGCAGGCGGCTTTGGTGCGCTTGGTCGCGCAGGCTGGGCACTCGCCATAAAGGGACTTCCGGCCTTGTACGGGCTGGGAGTCATTTTCGTGCTTTTGCGTGCCCTTCCTGTTGAGGAGTATGGTTCATACGGTGTCGCATGGGCATTCTTGAATGTTGCTGCCATGTGTACGCGCGGCTTGTGGGCACTGACCTTAGTTCAGAAATGGGCTTCCGGTGCGGGCGAGCGCGTTTTGGGCGCCATAGTCGGCCTTTCATTAGGAACAACATTCCTTGGTATCCTGGCAGGCTTGGTAATCATGCCTGCACTGGGACTATCAACGACTGAGACTATGTTAACCTGTGCGGCATTGCTTATTCTGGTGCCGCGGGATCTCGCGATAGCGCTGGGACAAGCCGAGAGTCGCCTGCGCCGTGTGTTTGTCATCGAAGCCTGCTACTTCATGGGCAGTCTGATCGGCTTTGTGGTGCTGGCGAAACAAAGCATGCTGATTCATGCGAGCACCGCGCTGGCTGTCAATACCGGTGCCATCGTTTTGTCATCGCTTGCGGGAGTGTTTCGTTATCCGGTCGTGTTGAAACCAACTTTCAACATGAAAGACTACCGAGAAGCCTCCCGCTACGGCAAGTGGACAGGGGTGATGGCGGTTGGTGATATCTACTTCCAGCAGGGCGACTTGCTGGTGCTGGGTGCCGTGCTCAGCCCCGCGATTCTGGCCCCCTACATTGCTGCCAAGACTTTCCTGAGATTGTTTGCACTGGTTTCTCAAGCCATGAACTTCCTGCTCTACCCGATGGCGGCAAGACTGGCGACGGAAGGAAACTTACCAAAACTTGCAAGCAAGATGCGGATAGCCTTGTCAGGGGTTTGGGCCATCGGGATACCTGCGGTTTTGGTCCTTTGGTGGTATGCTGACACGATCATTCCGGCTTTGCTTGGTCTGAAGTATCTCGATGCGATTCCCTATGTGCTTGCACTCCTGCTTTCGGCATTGCTCGAACCGTTGTTTAGCACGGGAGTGAATGTTTTAGTTGGACTTGGGCAGCCACGCTTCGCAATCCCCTGGATAGTCGTGGTCATGGTTCTCAATGCCGGCGCAAATCTTATACTTGCAAACTTTTACGACTTGTCGGCGGCACCATGGGTCTTGGCAGGCAGCTATCTGGTTCTCGGCATAGCCCTTCAATACCGATTGCGGAAGGTCTTGATTGCAGCCTAA
- a CDS encoding c-type cytochrome → MSERHNEQHREELLPGDFIPEQELLEHDFDGIQEADNPLPKWWVNLFLVSIVFAVVYTPIVHMFDLLPKDYLRRDLARAAMRAEQREAELIASGAYDSDPIGAGKKYFGTFCVTCHGSYGEGGIGPNLTDNYWIHGPNENQIAAVIVNGVAAKGMPQWGPILGERKIKMITAYVMTLWETKPPTPGKKPEGEPFDMASIRAPKEAPSESQSATSDTTTKI, encoded by the coding sequence ATGAGCGAAAGACATAACGAGCAACATCGCGAGGAACTGCTGCCAGGAGACTTTATACCTGAACAGGAGTTGCTTGAGCACGACTTTGACGGTATTCAGGAGGCAGACAATCCGCTGCCGAAATGGTGGGTGAATCTGTTTCTGGTTTCGATAGTCTTCGCAGTTGTTTATACGCCTATCGTTCACATGTTCGATTTGCTTCCGAAAGACTACTTGCGACGGGATCTCGCAAGAGCAGCGATGCGGGCTGAGCAACGTGAAGCGGAGTTAATCGCCTCCGGTGCGTATGATTCAGACCCCATAGGGGCAGGGAAAAAGTATTTTGGAACATTCTGCGTTACGTGTCACGGGAGCTACGGTGAGGGCGGAATCGGACCAAACTTAACGGACAATTACTGGATTCACGGTCCGAACGAGAATCAGATTGCCGCTGTCATTGTAAACGGCGTGGCTGCGAAGGGAATGCCTCAGTGGGGACCAATTTTAGGAGAGCGTAAGATCAAGATGATTACGGCGTACGTTATGACACTGTGGGAAACCAAGCCGCCTACTCCCGGCAAAAAGCCGGAGGGTGAGCCATTTGATATGGCATCCATTCGTGCTCCAAAGGAGGCTCCATCGGAGTCGCAGTCAGCAACTTCAGACACGACGACAAAGATATAA
- a CDS encoding cation-translocating P-type ATPase: MPTPELVKQQKSALQESPAACAHCGLPVPAARRRLANVHSFCCAGCESVYAILHESNLDDYYALRADLGNSITGPATVSGKEFKYFDEAAFLAKFAEPRAEGRLSIRFYLEGVHCAACSWLVEKVLMERERAAYANLDLGRSIVEIVFDPRVVTLSQLGRSLDRIGYTPHPLHEDSIAAARKKEGRSLLLRMGVAGAVAGNIMLLAIALYAGDFTGIDPDQASLFRWVSFGLSLPVVIYSAMPFYKGAIGGLRGGMLHMDLPISLGILAAFSVSVLATLQNRGDVYYDSMALLIFLLLVGRLLLSRATARAADASETLMEQAPRTVRREVDGRIEEIALAAADAGDSLVFLPGDVVTVDGIALQSGWVTEAHLTGESAPVMHSAGDRIFAGSQVVTMPLKIQATAVGAFTRLAQLSDMMRRAATERAPIVRLHDRIAGYFVASVLSLAAITALIWWQADPSRALWNVAALLVVTCPCALGLATPVALSVAMGRAAKHGIFIKSSDALERAARVQHAILDKTGTLTSGRMELLQTIYAPDLSPREQEHVLTMTAALEQYSVHPIGVALQHLRATTLPVEEVHVETQGISGLVDKLRVAIGSRRWIRENEIPMPSWTAAVESNVFVARDGLVVAAFQVADPISPESDEAVKALRSLGIHVELLSGDRQGEVERVARALSLEHAHGEATPENKLTRVSELELSGVATAMFGDGVNDAAALSRATLGVSAAEAANVARSAADVFISRRGPRAFAELVLVSRNTLFTIKRNVVIALSYNLIGAGLAMAGLVSPLLAAILMPISSITVLTLAVRGSKL; the protein is encoded by the coding sequence ATGCCAACTCCTGAGTTAGTCAAGCAGCAGAAATCAGCTTTGCAGGAAAGTCCAGCGGCTTGCGCGCACTGCGGCTTACCTGTCCCTGCGGCACGGCGGAGACTTGCCAACGTGCACTCATTTTGCTGCGCGGGCTGCGAGTCGGTTTATGCTATCCTGCATGAGTCAAATCTTGACGACTACTATGCACTTCGGGCAGACCTCGGCAACTCGATTACCGGACCGGCAACTGTTTCAGGCAAGGAGTTCAAGTATTTTGACGAAGCAGCATTCTTGGCAAAGTTCGCCGAGCCACGCGCTGAAGGACGGTTATCCATTCGCTTCTATTTGGAAGGCGTTCACTGCGCGGCATGTTCGTGGCTCGTCGAGAAAGTTCTCATGGAGCGTGAGAGGGCTGCTTATGCAAACCTTGACTTGGGTCGTTCGATCGTAGAGATTGTGTTTGATCCGCGGGTCGTTACACTCAGTCAGTTGGGACGCTCGCTCGATCGAATAGGATACACACCACACCCACTCCACGAAGATAGCATCGCTGCGGCACGCAAGAAGGAGGGACGCAGTCTTCTGCTTCGAATGGGTGTTGCCGGCGCAGTCGCTGGCAACATCATGCTGCTTGCCATCGCTCTCTATGCGGGGGATTTCACAGGGATAGATCCGGACCAAGCGAGTTTGTTTCGTTGGGTCAGCTTCGGCCTCTCGCTTCCTGTCGTGATCTACTCTGCAATGCCGTTCTACAAGGGTGCTATCGGCGGATTGCGGGGAGGAATGCTGCATATGGACTTGCCAATAAGTCTGGGAATATTGGCTGCCTTTTCAGTAAGTGTTTTGGCAACTCTGCAGAATCGAGGCGACGTCTACTATGACAGCATGGCGTTGCTAATCTTTTTGCTATTGGTGGGCAGGCTGCTGCTTAGTCGCGCGACGGCACGTGCGGCAGACGCTTCGGAGACATTGATGGAGCAGGCACCTCGGACGGTGCGCAGGGAGGTGGACGGCAGAATTGAAGAAATAGCATTGGCAGCAGCAGACGCCGGCGATTCACTGGTATTCTTGCCGGGCGACGTGGTAACTGTTGACGGCATTGCGCTGCAAAGCGGCTGGGTAACCGAAGCGCATCTGACAGGTGAATCCGCGCCGGTGATGCATTCTGCAGGCGACAGGATCTTTGCCGGTTCACAAGTCGTAACTATGCCGCTAAAGATTCAAGCAACAGCCGTCGGCGCATTTACCAGACTTGCTCAACTAAGTGACATGATGCGTCGTGCCGCAACCGAACGTGCTCCAATTGTCAGACTGCATGACCGGATAGCGGGATATTTTGTTGCTTCGGTGTTATCGCTCGCCGCGATCACTGCTCTAATATGGTGGCAAGCGGATCCGTCTCGTGCCCTTTGGAACGTCGCCGCTCTTCTCGTGGTTACCTGCCCCTGCGCATTGGGGCTTGCGACTCCGGTCGCCCTATCGGTTGCAATGGGTCGAGCAGCTAAGCACGGGATTTTCATCAAGTCTTCAGATGCCTTAGAGCGGGCCGCAAGAGTGCAGCATGCGATTCTTGATAAGACCGGGACACTAACATCCGGCAGGATGGAGTTGCTACAAACAATTTATGCTCCTGATTTGTCGCCGCGCGAACAGGAGCACGTGCTGACGATGACCGCCGCGCTGGAACAGTACTCTGTTCATCCGATCGGCGTAGCCTTGCAACATCTTCGTGCGACCACTCTGCCTGTTGAAGAAGTGCATGTAGAGACTCAAGGCATAAGCGGGTTGGTTGACAAGTTGCGTGTAGCGATCGGATCACGTCGTTGGATTCGGGAGAACGAGATTCCTATGCCAAGCTGGACTGCTGCGGTTGAATCCAATGTTTTCGTAGCTCGCGACGGGTTGGTGGTTGCGGCATTTCAGGTCGCAGATCCAATCAGTCCCGAATCAGATGAAGCAGTCAAAGCTTTGCGGTCACTCGGGATACATGTCGAACTTCTCAGCGGAGACCGACAGGGTGAAGTTGAGCGGGTTGCTCGCGCATTGTCGCTGGAGCATGCCCATGGCGAAGCGACTCCCGAAAACAAACTTACGCGCGTGTCGGAACTTGAGCTTTCAGGTGTGGCCACCGCGATGTTCGGTGACGGCGTGAATGACGCGGCTGCTCTGTCAAGAGCGACTCTTGGTGTTTCGGCTGCCGAAGCCGCAAACGTCGCTAGAAGCGCGGCCGACGTCTTCATTTCACGCAGAGGTCCGAGGGCATTTGCTGAATTAGTTTTGGTATCGCGGAACACACTCTTCACAATCAAACGCAATGTGGTGATCGCGCTTTCTTACAATCTTATCGGTGCGGGGTTGGCGATGGCCGGCTTGGTTTCTCCATTGTTGGCAGCTATTCTGATGCCAATTTCCTCTATCACCGTGCTGACTTTGGCCGTCAGGGGGAGCAAGCTGTGA
- the ccoN gene encoding cytochrome-c oxidase, cbb3-type subunit I, with product MSMDTFRYDYDIVRKFTIATLLWGVVGMLVGVIVAAQLAFWQLNFDTSWLTFGRLRPLHTNAVIFAFAGNAIFAGVYYSTQRLLKARMFNDTLSRIHFWGWQLIIVAAAITLPLGISSSKEYAELEWPIDIAVAVVWVIFGINFFGTIIRRRERHLYVGIWFYIATIVTIAMLHIVNNLAIPATMVKSYPIFAGVQDAMVQWWYGHNAVGFLLTTPFLGMMYYFMPKAANRPVYSYRLSIIHFWGLVFIYIWAGPHHLHYTALPDWAQTLGAVFSIMLIAPSWGGMLNGLLTLRGAWNKVRQDPILKFFVLSVTFYGMSTFEGPMMSIKAINSLTHYTDYTVAHVHGGALGWVGFMVFGMFYYLVPRLWKTELYSKGLATTHFWIATIGILLYIVPIWTAGIMQALMWRAFDADGLLQYPNFVETTQRILPFYHTRLLGGLFYLTGIILMCYNVWRTVRSAQVSEDEEATAPSLASLKPASYAGKANWHHVLEGSPFAFTMLVLVMITVGGIVEIVPLIMPKSYVPIHASAAVPYTPLELEGRDLYVREGCYNCHSQMIRPLRDEVLRYGEYSKPGEFEYDHPFQWGSRRIGPDLARVGAKYPDHWHYLHMMDPRSTSPGSIMPQYTWLAENKLNTTDIQAKLRAMQLLNVPYSDLDVENAPEAMRSQAAQIAARLAAEGIPDMEDKEMVAIIAYLQRMGKQPLQLLAGTP from the coding sequence ATGTCGATGGACACCTTTCGGTACGACTACGATATCGTACGCAAGTTCACCATAGCCACCCTGCTGTGGGGTGTTGTGGGGATGCTTGTGGGTGTTATCGTAGCCGCACAATTGGCCTTCTGGCAACTTAATTTCGACACCTCTTGGCTCACGTTCGGTCGGCTTCGTCCGCTGCACACGAACGCGGTGATTTTTGCTTTCGCGGGGAATGCAATCTTCGCCGGCGTGTACTACTCGACTCAGCGGCTACTGAAGGCGCGCATGTTTAACGACACGCTTTCAAGAATCCACTTCTGGGGCTGGCAACTGATTATCGTTGCGGCGGCTATCACGCTGCCGCTGGGAATCTCAAGTTCCAAAGAGTATGCCGAGCTTGAGTGGCCGATTGACATCGCCGTCGCCGTGGTCTGGGTGATTTTCGGTATTAATTTCTTTGGCACGATCATCCGGCGGCGCGAGCGACACTTGTATGTCGGCATCTGGTTTTACATTGCCACAATCGTGACAATCGCGATGCTGCACATCGTGAATAATCTTGCGATACCTGCGACCATGGTCAAGAGCTATCCCATCTTTGCCGGAGTGCAAGACGCAATGGTCCAGTGGTGGTACGGCCACAACGCAGTGGGATTTCTGTTAACCACTCCGTTTCTCGGGATGATGTATTACTTTATGCCCAAGGCTGCGAATCGACCGGTCTATAGCTACAGACTCTCGATCATTCACTTCTGGGGCCTGGTTTTCATCTACATCTGGGCGGGCCCGCACCATCTGCATTACACCGCTCTTCCCGATTGGGCTCAGACACTCGGCGCAGTATTCAGCATTATGCTTATCGCTCCCTCTTGGGGAGGCATGCTAAACGGATTGTTGACGCTGCGCGGCGCATGGAATAAAGTCCGGCAGGATCCGATTCTCAAGTTCTTCGTTCTTTCCGTGACGTTCTATGGAATGTCGACCTTTGAAGGACCGATGATGTCCATCAAGGCGATTAATTCTCTCACACACTATACAGACTACACGGTCGCACACGTACACGGCGGAGCACTTGGTTGGGTCGGCTTCATGGTCTTCGGCATGTTTTACTACCTCGTTCCGAGGCTGTGGAAAACCGAACTCTACTCCAAGGGACTCGCGACCACGCATTTCTGGATCGCAACGATTGGTATTCTACTCTACATTGTTCCAATTTGGACTGCGGGTATTATGCAGGCACTGATGTGGCGTGCTTTTGACGCGGACGGACTACTTCAGTATCCAAACTTCGTGGAGACGACTCAACGGATTCTGCCATTCTATCATACACGTCTTTTGGGTGGATTATTCTATCTTACAGGCATCATCCTAATGTGCTACAATGTTTGGAGGACGGTAAGATCCGCTCAAGTCTCGGAGGATGAAGAGGCAACCGCGCCATCACTTGCAAGTCTGAAACCGGCAAGCTACGCAGGGAAGGCAAATTGGCACCATGTTCTGGAAGGATCGCCGTTTGCCTTTACAATGCTGGTCTTAGTCATGATCACGGTCGGCGGAATTGTGGAGATTGTGCCGTTGATCATGCCCAAGAGTTATGTGCCGATACACGCCAGTGCAGCAGTACCATACACGCCATTAGAGCTTGAAGGACGGGATCTGTATGTCCGTGAAGGATGTTACAACTGCCATTCACAAATGATCCGCCCGCTGCGAGACGAAGTCCTAAGATACGGGGAGTATTCAAAGCCAGGCGAGTTCGAATACGATCATCCATTTCAGTGGGGATCGAGGAGGATCGGCCCGGACCTCGCGCGGGTAGGTGCAAAGTATCCCGATCATTGGCACTATTTGCATATGATGGATCCACGATCGACATCGCCGGGTTCAATCATGCCACAGTATACCTGGCTTGCTGAGAACAAGCTGAATACGACAGATATTCAAGCAAAACTGAGGGCCATGCAATTGCTGAATGTCCCGTACTCTGACCTCGACGTTGAGAATGCGCCGGAAGCGATGCGCTCGCAGGCGGCACAGATTGCCGCTCGCCTTGCGGCAGAGGGCATCCCCGATATGGAAGATAAAGAGATGGTCGCTATCATTGCGTACTTGCAACGAATGGGCAAGCAGCCGCTGCAACTTTTGGCGGGCACACCATGA
- a CDS encoding right-handed parallel beta-helix repeat-containing protein, whose amino-acid sequence MIQSGNVTVPEGSRLKIAAGVRVEFRGHHKFIVNGHLNAAGLPTDSVIFTYTGTNPDLGWKGLRLIGADSTIFQYCRFDRGLSTNGTSSDSAGGAVYVSGAGSIVTFRNCEFSRNYAGTNGGALFAAPNASVRCYDCVFRGNRARADGGAVFLNNAHGSRFERCEFDGNSCVKTGGAVHNRYANATYIDCQFTQNSSNVSGGALVANGPPSFRRCRFEGNTSLGAQGGAVYLNDSTSTVSFDSCQFLYNRTLLRDAGAVYCWEASPRFSDCQFIGNESADDAGAIHSYRSGANPLFERCLFEHNISSDEGGALVISRYSRATLVDCTIRNNIARGRGGGGLYLRLLAVPTITNCLIEGNYCPFSGGGVHILSAVPTFTDCEIVDNRSDSLGGGVYAEGTGFTLQRTIISRNQARHGGGLALRQSSPTVSETRIQDNQATHLGGGIHLSASLVPITNALITGNRAGVSGGGIYADQSNPRLVHCTIATNRASAGHTIFSSATNAEFSNCVLTSVTATGIGETPHAGAGISGVSSGWTIRNSLIYRVGSPNFEGELPPAMGTLTSVTANGDSCDGYSNVFLPPQFAQTSDEPYSLRTTPISSPALNAGTPNLAGVDILGMSRSGSAAGLPDMGCYENSSAVSGNIVWGEQHGELHADTYRVYGDIIVPAGEELLLQSGVRLKFMGPFAVIVYGTLTCNGSENDSIFFSTDTLQNLQSWRGIRFSGSESSQSWLKYTVIENCIAGSADSSGGGVGCFSDASPLLTACTIRNCRTSNSGGGIRVVQGSPTLVLCRIESCTAGTGGGGIHVLGAQQATLDSCRIERCSATTGGGISAESGTISVGNSEYFGNQAVDGGAIFLRNAIANLNGLIINGSSASGNGGGLYASGSTINAFRLTMQGNSAIQGGGIYATDTGGSITHSTLRNNVGATTGGGTCLIQCTVGFSRTLFASNSSGQGGGVWVSRGAPDFERCTIAFNDANQGAGFRLQDTQCRINSTQITDNQDGIYFSNSASALVEYCNIFNNRSGDFRYVSDNEIHGPPNIGRRIDQNSLGTPSDVYSNIVANPQFVNPAGGNYAILESSPCLDAADPSLECDPDLSVADIGAFYTPHTYVEWIPSRLATSVLESGELRLIWFRPESPRLCSTDGLMYLIEECGTDGNWSLIDVVQDTSFVFLPQGPADVLMPLRVRSLIAE is encoded by the coding sequence GTGATACAAAGCGGGAATGTCACGGTGCCCGAAGGCAGTCGACTGAAGATCGCGGCCGGGGTTCGCGTGGAGTTCCGTGGTCATCACAAGTTCATCGTGAATGGCCATTTGAACGCTGCAGGATTGCCTACTGACTCAGTGATTTTTACCTATACCGGAACCAACCCCGATCTGGGCTGGAAGGGACTCCGGTTGATCGGCGCAGATAGCACGATCTTTCAGTATTGTCGATTCGATCGCGGATTATCTACGAACGGCACCAGCAGCGATAGCGCAGGCGGTGCCGTTTATGTTTCGGGTGCGGGATCAATTGTCACCTTCCGGAACTGCGAGTTTTCCAGGAATTATGCGGGTACAAACGGGGGCGCGTTGTTTGCAGCACCGAACGCGTCTGTGCGCTGTTACGATTGCGTGTTCCGTGGGAATCGCGCGCGCGCAGACGGCGGCGCGGTCTTCTTGAATAATGCCCACGGTTCGCGTTTCGAACGATGCGAATTCGACGGCAACAGTTGTGTTAAAACAGGCGGAGCTGTTCACAATCGCTATGCAAATGCAACTTACATAGACTGTCAATTCACGCAGAACAGTTCGAATGTCAGCGGCGGAGCGCTGGTGGCCAATGGTCCCCCGAGTTTCCGTCGTTGTCGTTTTGAGGGAAATACTTCACTGGGTGCACAGGGTGGTGCAGTATATCTCAACGACAGCACCTCCACAGTGAGTTTTGACTCCTGTCAGTTTCTTTACAACCGCACGCTGTTGCGAGACGCGGGTGCGGTCTACTGTTGGGAGGCGTCACCGCGATTCAGCGACTGTCAGTTCATCGGGAATGAGTCTGCGGATGATGCGGGCGCCATCCACTCATACCGTTCCGGCGCTAATCCATTGTTCGAGAGATGCTTGTTTGAACACAACATTTCTTCTGATGAAGGGGGAGCACTCGTTATCAGCAGGTATAGCAGGGCAACCCTGGTTGATTGCACTATCCGGAACAACATTGCCAGAGGGCGCGGCGGCGGTGGACTGTATTTGCGTCTGCTGGCAGTGCCAACGATAACAAACTGCTTGATTGAAGGAAACTACTGTCCGTTTAGTGGTGGTGGGGTGCACATCCTTTCCGCAGTTCCGACCTTTACAGACTGCGAAATCGTCGATAACCGTAGTGATTCCCTGGGTGGGGGAGTTTATGCAGAAGGAACGGGCTTCACGCTTCAACGCACAATCATCAGTAGAAATCAGGCAAGGCATGGCGGGGGACTGGCTCTTCGACAGTCTTCACCAACCGTATCAGAAACTCGAATTCAAGATAATCAGGCCACGCATTTGGGAGGCGGGATCCATCTCAGCGCGTCATTGGTTCCGATTACCAATGCTCTCATTACGGGCAATCGCGCGGGTGTATCAGGTGGAGGAATTTATGCGGATCAATCCAATCCCCGCCTTGTGCATTGCACGATCGCAACGAATCGCGCGTCCGCCGGTCACACAATATTCTCGAGTGCCACTAACGCTGAGTTTTCGAATTGCGTGCTGACCAGCGTTACCGCGACAGGAATTGGAGAAACGCCTCATGCTGGAGCCGGGATTTCCGGTGTTTCATCCGGCTGGACGATCCGAAACTCACTGATTTATCGTGTAGGCTCACCTAACTTCGAGGGAGAATTGCCCCCTGCAATGGGCACGCTGACGTCCGTGACGGCAAACGGTGATTCGTGCGACGGCTACAGCAACGTGTTCCTGCCGCCTCAATTTGCGCAGACTTCCGACGAACCCTACAGTTTAAGAACAACTCCGATTAGCAGTCCGGCGTTGAATGCGGGCACTCCCAATCTTGCTGGTGTCGACATTCTTGGAATGTCCCGAAGCGGAAGTGCGGCCGGGCTTCCCGACATGGGTTGTTACGAGAATTCCAGCGCAGTATCAGGCAACATCGTGTGGGGAGAGCAACACGGGGAGTTGCATGCGGACACTTATCGAGTTTACGGTGATATCATAGTTCCAGCTGGAGAAGAATTACTACTCCAGTCCGGCGTGCGGCTGAAATTCATGGGACCATTCGCCGTGATCGTGTACGGGACTCTGACGTGCAATGGCAGTGAGAACGATTCCATATTCTTCAGCACTGACACGTTGCAGAATCTCCAATCCTGGAGGGGCATTCGATTTTCCGGAAGCGAGTCTTCACAATCCTGGCTGAAGTACACAGTGATAGAAAATTGCATCGCTGGATCTGCGGACAGCAGCGGCGGCGGCGTTGGCTGTTTTTCCGATGCCTCGCCTCTACTAACAGCTTGCACGATTCGAAACTGTCGCACGAGTAATAGTGGTGGCGGCATTCGAGTTGTTCAAGGTTCTCCTACGCTTGTGTTATGCAGAATTGAGTCGTGTACCGCCGGAACAGGCGGTGGAGGCATTCATGTACTTGGTGCACAACAAGCCACTTTGGACAGCTGCAGAATTGAGCGGTGTAGTGCAACTACCGGCGGAGGGATATCCGCAGAAAGTGGAACAATATCAGTTGGCAACTCTGAGTACTTCGGAAATCAGGCCGTTGATGGAGGGGCAATTTTCCTACGCAATGCGATTGCCAATTTGAATGGTCTGATCATAAACGGAAGCAGTGCAAGCGGGAACGGAGGCGGACTTTACGCGTCAGGATCGACCATCAACGCTTTTCGTCTGACGATGCAAGGGAATAGTGCCATTCAAGGCGGCGGAATCTATGCAACTGACACTGGTGGCTCGATCACCCATTCGACACTTCGGAATAATGTCGGAGCAACGACAGGAGGCGGCACTTGCCTGATTCAATGTACTGTTGGATTCTCACGCACGTTGTTCGCATCCAACTCGTCCGGTCAAGGAGGTGGTGTTTGGGTGAGCCGGGGAGCCCCGGACTTTGAAAGGTGCACGATAGCTTTCAATGATGCGAATCAGGGAGCAGGGTTCAGATTGCAGGACACGCAGTGCAGAATAAACTCAACTCAGATAACGGACAATCAGGACGGTATATATTTTTCGAACAGCGCTTCGGCTCTGGTTGAGTATTGTAACATTTTCAACAATCGCTCGGGTGACTTCAGATACGTGTCCGATAACGAGATTCACGGGCCACCAAACATTGGTAGACGGATTGATCAAAACTCTCTGGGAACGCCGAGTGATGTATACAGCAATATCGTTGCCAATCCACAATTTGTCAATCCGGCTGGAGGGAATTACGCCATATTGGAGTCATCGCCCTGCCTCGACGCGGCAGATCCAAGTTTGGAATGTGATCCGGACTTATCAGTCGCGGATATCGGGGCATTCTACACACCGCATACCTATGTCGAATGGATTCCCAGTCGACTTGCAACAAGTGTGTTGGAGTCAGGGGAACTTCGGCTCATTTGGTTTAGACCGGAGTCCCCGAGGTTGTGCAGCACCGATGGCCTGATGTATCTGATTGAAGAGTGTGGCACTGACGGGAACTGGTCCCTGATTGACGTTGTACAGGATACAAGCTTTGTGTTTCTGCCTCAGGGACCTGCCGATGTTTTGATGCCATTAAGGGTACGATCGTTGATAGCTGAATAA
- a CDS encoding CcoQ/FixQ family Cbb3-type cytochrome c oxidase assembly chaperone, whose protein sequence is MIRDVMEHAGQTTWPIIALLIMLAAFTAILLWTFSGKKNRFEHDSRLPLDDDDHEVTHNNSARG, encoded by the coding sequence ATGATACGTGACGTGATGGAGCATGCCGGACAAACGACGTGGCCGATAATCGCACTTCTGATTATGCTGGCGGCATTCACGGCGATATTGCTTTGGACGTTTTCCGGCAAGAAGAATCGATTCGAGCACGACAGCCGTTTGCCGCTGGACGACGACGACCACGAAGTAACTCACAACAACTCTGCAAGAGGATAG